In Levilactobacillus brevis, the genomic window GGGAGTACCGTTGCAGGTCTTCTAGCCATGGAGGAAGCCGGGCTGATGACGGCCGTGGTTAAGGGAATCGACGCCACCATCAAGCGCGATGCGGGAGAAACGGACTAAGTCGTACGGTGTAAAATAAGCGGCGCAAGTCAGTTGCTTTTTTGGTCTATACCGATTACAATGAGACTATATCAATTGGCGAATGGTCCGTCGACGATGGGGCATTGGCCACGTTATGCGCGTTGCGACTTGGCTCAATGGGTGGCGCGGGTGTAGCGTAGAAATAATGGTTGTCGTCATATCATGAGGAGGAGACACATGAGTATTGTCTTGAAGCACGCTAAGATTTATACCGGGGATGCTGTCATTCCCGATGGGTACATTCGTTTCGACCAGCAGATTGAAGCGGTCGGCCCTGTTGCCGACTTTCGCCCGTTGCCCGCCGACGAGATTCACGTAGTCACGGGCCGGACAATTGTTCCGGGTTTTATCGATGTGCATAGCCACGGGGGTTATGGATATGATAGTATGGATGGGGACCCTGATCAGATTGACAAGATGGTTAATCTGATGGTTCACGAGGGGATTACCTCAATCTTTCCGACCACGATGACCCAGTCGAACGACGCCATCGACCATGCCATGCAGGGTATTGCCGAAGCGGCTAAACGCAATCCGGTTATTCAAGGTGTGCACCTGGAAGGGCCCTTCATTGCGGCAATCTACAAGGGGGCACAGCCGGAAAAGTACATCAAAGATCCCGACGTTTCCCTGCTGGATCGGTGGAATAAGCTCTCTGGCGGTCGGGTGAAATTAATTACGTACGCGCCAGAGGACCCGGGTTCGCAGGCGTTTGAGGCCTACTGCTTAGCCAACAAGATTGTGCCTTCCGTGGGGCATTCCAACGCCACACGGGAACAGTTGCTGGAGAGCCGGGCCACGCACGTGACGCATCTATACAATGCACAACGTGGTTTGCGGCACCGTGAACCGGGCGTTACCGGGCACGCTATGCTGGAAGACAATCTGTATTGTGAACTGA contains:
- the nagA gene encoding N-acetylglucosamine-6-phosphate deacetylase, which gives rise to MSIVLKHAKIYTGDAVIPDGYIRFDQQIEAVGPVADFRPLPADEIHVVTGRTIVPGFIDVHSHGGYGYDSMDGDPDQIDKMVNLMVHEGITSIFPTTMTQSNDAIDHAMQGIAEAAKRNPVIQGVHLEGPFIAAIYKGAQPEKYIKDPDVSLLDRWNKLSGGRVKLITYAPEDPGSQAFEAYCLANKIVPSVGHSNATREQLLESRATHVTHLYNAQRGLRHREPGVTGHAMLEDNLYCELICDGFHIVPDMIKLAYEQKGPHRLELVTDSMRAKGMPEGVSELGGQKVIVKDRQARLESGNLAGSVLRFDEAFRNVMAFTGCDLNDAVQMSSVNQAEEFNLPQKGKLEPGRDADLNLFTRDLQLETTYSLGRKFSQESK